The Candidatus Eisenbacteria bacterium nucleotide sequence CCACGAGCGAGAGCGCGAGACGACCGCCGTCCTCGTCGAAGATGCAGAGCGTGTAGGAGTTGGTCATGGTCGGATCGCGGAACTCGGAGATGGTCGTGGCGTCACCCTTCATGAGCTTCCACGCCACCAGGTCACCGGCGTTCGGAACCCGGTCGGAGATCTGGATCTTGCCCTTGAGCGGCAGCACCGGACCGCGACAGGTGGGACGCGGCCCCTTCTGGCAGCCGGCGCTGGGCTCGCAGATCTCGCACGCATCGCAGACGACGGGCGTCCCGGTCGTGCAGATGCCGCTGGCGCAGGTCTCGCCGCTGGTGCACGCATTGCCGTCATCGCACGGGGTGCCATCGGGCTCCGGCGGCCCGACGCACTGCCCGAGGCTCTCGTTGCACTGGCCGATGCGGCACTCGCCTCCGACCGCGCTACAGTCGCGCGGGCTGCCGGTGCAGCTCCCACCGCCGCACGTGTCGTTCACCGTGCAGAACAGGCCGTCGTTGCAGGGGAGCGTGTTGTTCGTGTGCGTGCAGCCGCCCGTCGGCGTACACGAGTCGGTGGTGCACGGGTTCCCGTCGTTGCAGTTCGGCGGCGGGCCACCCTGACAGGTTCCGCCATTGCAGGCATCCCCGGTCGTGCACGAGTTGCCGTCGTTGCACGGCGCGTTGTTGAAGACGTGCACGCAACCCGACACCGGGTTGCAGCTGTCGTCGGTACAGGGGTTGCCGTCGTTGCACGAGACCGGATCGCTGAGGCAGGCGTGGCCGACGCACCGCTCGTTGGTGCTGCATTGGTCGCTGTCCGCACATTGCGAGTCGACGTTGCAGCAGCCGGCGATCGGCGAGTGTGCGCAGCCGGAGACGGGGTTGCAGCTGTCGGCCGTGCAGGGATTCGTGTCGTCGCAGTTGGCTGACGCGCCGGCGGTACAGGTCCCGCCGCCGCAGATATCGCCGACCGTGCAGGCGTTGCCGTCGGAGCAGGAGGCCGTGTTGTTGGTGTGCTGGCATCCCGTGGCGGGAACGCAGGTATCCGTCGTGCAGACGTTGAGGTCGTTGCAGTCGGGCGGGGACCCGCCGACGCACGAGCCCCCGGCGCAGGTGTCGTTCGTCGTGCACGCATTCCCGTCGTTGCACGGGCTCGTGTTGTTCGTGTTCACGCAGCCCGAGCCGGGGTTGCACGTGTCGTCGGTGCAGCCGTTCGAATCGTTGCAGTTGAGCGGGGGGCCGGGCACGCAGACGCCGCCGTTGCATGCGTCACTCGCCGTGCAGGCGTTGCCGTCGGTGCACGGGGCGGTGTTGTTGGAGTGCGTGCAGCCCGACACCGGGTTGCAGCCGTCGTCGGTGCACGGGTTGCCGTCGTCGCAGTTGAGGGAGCCACCGGGGACGCAGACACCGCCCGCGCACGTGTCGCCCACCGTGCAGAGGCTGCCGTCGCTGCAGGAGGAGGTATTGTTGGTGTGCGTACATCCCGACGCGGGATTGCAGCCGTCGGTGGTGCAGACGTTGCCGTCGTCGCAGTTGGGCGGCGCGCCGGGCACGCAGCTGCCGCCGCTGCACGTGTCACCCACCGTACAGGCGCTGCCATCGCTGCACGGCGCCGTGTTGTTCGTGTGCGTGCACCCCGACGCGGGATTGCAGCCGTCGTCGGTACACACGTCGCCGTCGTCGCAGTTGGGTGGGGTGCTGCCGACGCACGTTCCGCCCGCGCAGACGTCGACGGTCGTGCAGGCGTCGCCGTCGTCGCACGGTGCCGTGTTGTTCGGATGCGTGCACGCCCCCGCGCCGTTGCACTGGTCGTTGGTGCAGGCGTTGCCGTCGTTCGTGCACGGCGTGCCGGCGGTGACGGCGCAGTTGTTGAGGGTCTCGTTGCAGACGTTGTTGCACTCCGGGCCGCCGAGGCAGGGATTCCCGGCGTGGGTCGCGCATCGCAGCTGGCTGCCGTTGCACGTGTCGGCTCCCGTGCAGAACGCGCCGTCGTCGCACGTCGCGGTCGCATCGAAGAGCGCGTTGCTCGCGGTCCACACCGGCCCGTTGGTGAGCGTCCCGGAGGTGGCCGGGCTGCCGACGGAGTCGGCGATCGTGGTGCCCGTGTTCTCGCCGAGACCCCAGCGTGCCACCAGGCCCGTCCCCGACGTCAGCTGCGACGACATCGTCGACTGGATCTGGGTCTGGGTGCGCGCCAGGTTCCAGATGCGCACCTCGTCGAGCAGGCCGGCGAACGCGCCGGTCGCAGGCGTGCCGGTCGTCGTCAGCATGCCGGCGAGGGCGGCAGGCTGCAGGCTGTCGAAGCGCGGAGTCGCACCCGGAACGAGCGATCCCTCGAGGTTGCCGTCGAGGTACAGGCGCATGGTCGTGCCGTCGAACGTGACGGCCGCGTGGTGCCAGTTGTTGTTCACGATCGCCGTCGTGCCGGACAGGGGATGGTTGCCGCCGGTCGCCGTGTCCTCGAAGTCGGCGGCGATCACATTGCCCGTCGTGTTGATCCCGAGGATGTAGTTCGCGTCGCAGCGACCGTCACCCGTCGGGCAGCCGGCGCCGTCGGCCTGGGGGGCACCCTTGGAGACCAGCGGCACGAAGGTCGAGATGCCGCCGCTTCCGGTGCTGCCGACGGTGCCCGTCCCTTCGCGCTTGAACCAGGTCTCGACGGTGAACATCGAGAGCCCGAGCTCGGCGGCGTTGCCGAAGGTTACGTAGTCGTTCGTCCCGTCGAAGCGCAGCATCGTGTTGGTGGCATTGGCGCACGGCGCGATGTCGAACGGCGCGCCGGTGGTCCAGGCGAAGTTCGTCCCGGTGATGGTACCGTTCTGGGCGGGTCCGGCGGAGTCGCCCACCGTCGTGCCGGACCCCTCCCCGAGTCCCCAGCGTGCCACCAGATTCGGATCCGACGGGTTCTGGACGTTCATCGTGGCGCGGATCTGCGTCGCGGTCCTGGCCGTTCCCCAGATGCGGGCTTCATCGATGCGCCCGTCGAAGAACCCGTTCGGCGTCCCGGTCGACGTGAGCATCGTCGCGAGACCGGCGTGTTGAATGCTGTCGGAGCGGGCAGGAGCACCGACCGCGAGCTCGGCTTCGAGCTCGCCGTTCAGGTAGAGACGCCAGGTGGTGCCGTCGTACGTCGCGGCCGCGTGATACCAGACGTTGCTCTGGATCGATGTGACGCCGACGACGGGATGGTTGTTGCCGAGCGGGCCGGGCCCGCCGGCCCCTTCCTCGAAGTCGGCGGCGAGCACGTTGCCGGTCGTGCTGATGCCGAGCACGTAGTTCGCATCGAGGTTGGAGCCGTCGGCCTCCGAAGCGCCCTTGGTTACGAGCGGAACCAGGGTGACCCCGTTGCTGCCCGTCGATGCGGAAATTCCCGTGCCCTGCCGATTGAACCACGTCTCCAGCGTGAAGGTGGCGAGCCCGAGCGCCGACGGATTGCCGAAGGTCACGTAGGCATTGTTCGGCGAACCGGACGACGGGGCGAAGTCGAGACCGGAATCCTGGGCCGACGCGATGCTCGCGAGGACGACGATCGAAGTTGCGACGACGCGCACGAACATCTGCTAATCCCTTCGCGCCACGGTGCGGTCTCAATAGACAGAGATAAGGGTATCCCTGTCAAGACGGAAGAGAATGAAGTAGCGCCGTGTCTCGCGTTTTCTTCGGTCCGTGTCGCTTGCGTCCTGCGCTGTAGCGCCTGCGCTAGGCGGGGGCCGCCGGGGCGCAGGCCGCGAGAGGCTGAGCATCATCTCGTCGCCGGTCGCGCCATCGTCACGTGCGTCGCCCTGGTGTGCGGCCGTCGCGTCTCGGCCAACATCTCTTTGTGCAGCAAGGAGCTACGACCGGCGCCCGCCAGGGAGCGCGTGGGCGAAAATCCGTTGACGCTCCGGTGAGCCGTCCCGGTGGCGCGACGCTCACGCCGCTCCGGTCGCGTCGAGTCGGACTTCTTCGTGTCGCGAAATCGTGCGTTTGGCGGACTCCAACCCCGTGTTTTCACTTGACGTAGTGGACCGTAGGCAGGTTAGAACGGTGACTCGCACTCGCTGCAACGATGTTACGTCCCGGAGGCAGAATGATGACAAGTCACGTTATCTCGTCCCTCCGAAAGCTCTCTGCGACCACCGCCCTGCTGATCGCGATCGCCGCCTACCCCGGCGTCGCCGGCGCCCAGATGGCGCTGCGCCTCGGGCCGACCAACACGACGACGTACGTCACGTTCGGTGCGACCTCGGCGCTGGGGCTCGCCACGTTCACGGTCGAGACGTGGTTCAATCGACAGGGGACGGGTGTCGCGACGTCGACGGGAAGCGGCGGACTCGCCTCCTTCGTTCCGCTCGTGACCAAGGGGGCCGCGCAGGGCGACGCGAGCAACGTCGACGCCGACTACGTGCTCGGCATCAACACCGCCGGCAACGTCATCGCGGCGGACTTCGAAGAGGGCGGCGCCGGGACCTCGCCGGGGTTGAACCACCCGCTCTCGGGCGTCACGCCCGTCGTCAACAATACCTGGTACCACGCGGCGGTCACCTACGACGGCACCACGCTGCGCCTCTACTTGAACGGCGAGGTCGAAGCCGAGCTGGTGGTCGGCCAGCCGACGCGGTCCGACAGCATCCAGCATGCGGCGCTCGGCACCACGCTCACGTCGACCGGAACGCCGAGCGGTTTCTTCGACGGCACGCTCGACGAGGCCCGGATCTGGAACGTCGCGCGCACGCAGGCGCAGATCCGCGCGACCATCAATACCCAGAATCCGTCGGATGGCACGCTGGTCGCGCGGTGGGGCCTCGACGAGACGTCCGGAACGACCGTCAACGATTCGGCCGGAACCCCGCAGAACGGCACCATCACCGGCACGAGCTTCAGCCGGGTTGCGAATGCGCCGTTCGACATCCTCACCTGCGCCGGCAACGCGAGCTCGATGATCCGCCTGGACGGCGTCAACGACTACGTCGCCCTCGGCAACCCCGCCGAGCTCGGCCTCACGAGCTTCACGATCGAAACCTGGTTCAAACGGGAAGGTGTCGGCGTCGGCAACACCACGGGGGCTGGAGGCATCGGTGGAACCGGAGGCCCGCCCGGCTCCCTGGTCCCGCTCATCACCAAGGGGGCACCCGAGGCCGACGGCTCGAACCTCGACGCCAACTACATCTTCGGCATCAACACGACGGGCAACGTGCTCGCCGCCGACTTCGAGGAAGGGCCCGGGGGGCCCGGCCCGCTCGGCGCGAACCATCCGATCGTCGGCGTGACCGCCATCACCGACAACAACTGGCATCATGCCGCCGCGACCTACAGCACCGCGACGCGCGACTGGCGTCTCTATCTCGACGGCGCGCTCGAAGTCTCCGCGATCCAGGGGGCGGGTGTGGTCCCCCGCTCGGACAGCCTCCAGCCGGCCGCGCTCGGCACCATGCTCACCTCGACGAGCACGCGACTCGGCGCGTTCGCGGGCGTGCTCGACGAAGTCCGGATCTGGAACGTCGCCCGGACCCAGGCGCAGATCCAGGCCGACATGTCGAACCAGCTCACCTCCGGAACGGGGCTCGTGGCGCGCTGGGGGCTCGGCGAGGGGACCGGAACGACGGCCGCGGACTCCGTCGCGCCGGCATCGAACGGCACGCTGACGAACGGGCCGGTCTGGACCGCCAGCAGCTCGCTCTTCGACGCCACCGCCGCGTGCAGCGACGGCGCATTCTGCAACGGCGCCGACACCTGCAGCGGCATCGGAGCCAACGGACTCCGCTGCACGACGCACGCCGGCGATCCCTGCACCGCAGGCGCGGAGTGCAACAACGTCTGCAACGAGACCCTCGACAACTGCGCCGTCACCGCCGGCACGCCGTGCACGAACGACGGCAACGCCTGCACCGACGACCAGTGCAACGGCGCGGGGGCCTGCACGCATCCGAACAACACGGCGCCCTGCAACGACGGCAGCGCCTGCACGACCGTCGACGTCTGCGCGGGCGGAACGTGCGTCGGCAGCATTCCGCCCAACTGCGACGACGGCAACGTCTGCACCACCGACGGCTGCAACCCCGCGTCCGGGTGCACGCATGCCAACAACACGGTCTCGTGCAGCGACGGCAGCGCCTGTACGGTGGGTGACACGTGCAGCGGCGGCACCTGCGTTGCCGGCCCGCCGCCGAACTGCGACGACGGCAACGTCTGCACCACCGACGGCTGCAACCCCGCGTCGGGGTGCACGCACACCAACAACACGGCACCGTGCAGCGACGGCAGCGTCTGCACGGTGGGCGACACGTGCGCGGGTGGCGTCTGCGTCCCCGGTGGCTCCCTCAACTGCAACGACGGCAACCCCTGCACCGACGACTCCTGCAACCCCGTGACCGGCTGCGTCGCCACCAACAACACCGCCTCCTGCTCGGACGGCAACGCCTGCACCACCGGCGACGTCTGTAGCGGCGGCTCCTGCGTGGGCGGGCCTCCCCTCGTGTGCAACGACGGCAACCCCTGCACCGACGATTCCTGCAACCCCGCCACCGGCTGCGTCGCCACCAACAACGCCGCGTCCTGCTCGGACGGCAACGTCTGCACCACCGGCGACGTCTGTAGCGGCGGCTCCTGCGTCGGCGGGCCTCCGCTCGTCTGCAACGACGGCAACCCCTGCACCGACGATCAGTGCAATCCCACGACCGGCTGCTTCGCCCTCAACAACGCCGCCCCGTGCGACGACGGCAATGCCTGCACGACCGCCGACACGTGTGCAGGCGGCTCGTGCATGCCCGGCGCTCCGCTCTCCTGCAACGACGGGAACGTCTGCACGGACGACGGCTGCAACCCCGCGTCGGGGTGCACGCATGCCAACAACTCCGCTCCATGCAGCGACGGCAGCGCCTGCACGACGGGCGACCTTTGCGCGGGCGGTGCGTGCGTCGGTGGGCCGCCGGCCAACTGCGACGACGGGAACGTCTGCACCGACGACGCCTGCAACCCCGCATCGGGGTGCACGCATGCCAACAACTCGGCTCCGTGCAACGACGGCAGCCAGTGCACGACGGCCGATACCTGCGCCGGCGGCGCCTGCGTCGGCGGGCCTCCACCCGACTGCAACGACGGCAACGTCTGCACCGACGATGCCTGCAATCCCGCATCGGGGTGCACGCACACGAACAACACCGCGTCGTGTGACGACGCCAATGGCTGCACGTCGAACGATGCGTGCGCCGGCGGCACCTGCCAGGGTGGCCCGCCGACCGTCTGCGACGATGGCAACGCCTGCACGGCCGACTCCTGTTCGAGCCCGAGCGGCTGCCAGCACACGGCGATCGCCGGCTGCTGCAACACGAACGCGCAGTGCGCAGATACCGACCTGTGCACGACGAACGAACGATGCGTGGCGCACGCCTGCGTCAGCGACCCCGTGAGCTGCAACGACGGCAACCCGTGCACCGACGACGGCTGCAACCCGCCGAGCGGATGCCTGCACGTCCCCAACAACCTTCCGTGCAGCGACGGCGACGCGTGCACGACGGCCGATGCCTGCAGCGGAGGAGCCTGCATCGGAGGTCCGCCGCCCAATTGCAACGACGGCAACCCGTGTACCGACGATGCCTGCAACCCCGCTGGCGGCTGTACGCACACCAACAATACGGCGCCCTGCAGCGACGGGTCGTTCTGCACGACGGGCGACACCTGCAGCGCAGGGAGCTGCGTCGGCGGCCCGCCATCCAACTGCAACGACGGCAATCCGTGCACCGATGACGCGTGCAATCCGTCGTCCGGCTGCACGCACACGAACAACGCCCTGCCCTGCAGCGACGGCGCGTTCTGCACCGTCGGCGACGTCTGCGCGGGCGGCGCGTGCACCGGCACGCCCCGCGACTGCAATTCGGCCGGCGATCAGTGCCACACCGGCACGTGCGACGAGGGGCTCGACCAGTGCGTCGGACCGGCCAAGCCGAACGGGAGCCCGTGCAACGACGGAGACGTGTGCACGACCGGGGAAACGTGCACGAGCGGATCCTGTGGCGGCGGCACGCCAACGGTCTGCGCCGCCTGCGAGACGTGCGACGCCACCGGCGGCTGCCAAGTCGGGCCACGGACCGACTGTCGGGCGTCGATCCAGGCATCCTCGAGCAAGCTCGCCATCTACGACAAGACGCCCGACACGGCTCTGGTGTCGTGGAAGTGGTCCAAGGGAGACGCGACGTCGGTCGAGGATCTCGGAGACCCCCTCGTGACCACGGACTACACGCTGTGCATCTTCGACCAGAACGGGCTGGCGGTCCGGGCGACGGCGCCCGCCGGCGACGACTGCGGGGCGAAGCCGTGCTGGAAGGCGCTCGGCCTCATCGGCTTCAAGTATTCGGACAAGGACCGGACGCCCGAGGGCGTTCTCAAGCTGCTCCTCAAGTCGGGGGACTCCGGCCGGGCGAAGGCCCGCATCAAGGCGAAGGGCTCCAACATTCCGATCATGGCGCTCCCGCTGGCACCACCCGTGACGGCGCAGCTCCAGGCCGCCGGCAACGCCTGCCTGGAGAGCACGCACAGCGCGAGCAGCATCCTCCGCAACGAGGACACCGTGTTCAAGGCGAAGAGCGACTGACCGGAGAGAACTCGTGCCGCATCGCCCTGCCCGAATCCTCCCCGCCCTGTTGGGACTCGTCGCATCGACGTTGGCGGTGGCCGCTCGCCCGGCGGCGGCGGCCTGCAGCAACCCCGGCGGCGCCTGCGCGATCGACTTCGGCGGGACGAATTCCTACGTCACGTTCGGCAACACGCCGGCGCTGGGGCTCCCGCAGTTCACCCTCGAGCTGTGGTTCAACCGCCAGGGGACCGGCACGACCGCGACCACCGGAACCGGCGGCGTGACGGCG carries:
- a CDS encoding LamG-like jellyroll fold domain-containing protein — encoded protein: MFVRVVATSIVVLASIASAQDSGLDFAPSSGSPNNAYVTFGNPSALGLATFTLETWFNRQGTGISASTGSNGVTLVPLVTKGASEADGSNLDANYVLGISTTGNVLAADFEEGAGGPGPLGNNHPVVGVTSIQSNVWYHAAATYDGTTWRLYLNGELEAELAVGAPARSDSIQHAGLATMLTSTGTPNGFFDGRIDEARIWGTARTATQIRATMNVQNPSDPNLVARWGLGEGSGTTVGDSAGPAQNGTITGTNFAWTTGAPFDIAPCANATNTMLRFDGTNDYVTFGNAAELGLSMFTVETWFKREGTGTVGSTGSGGISTFVPLVSKGAPQADGAGCPTGDGRCDANYILGINTTGNVIAADFEDTATGGNHPLSGTTAIVNNNWHHAAVTFDGTTMRLYLDGNLEGSLVPGATPRFDSLQPAALAGMLTTTGTPATGAFAGLLDEVRIWNLARTQTQIQSTMSSQLTSGTGLVARWGLGENTGTTIADSVGSPATSGTLTNGPVWTASNALFDATATCDDGAFCTGADTCNGSQLRCATHAGNPCLGGPECNNVCNETLNNCAVTAGTPCTNDGNACTNDQCNGAGACTHPNNTAPCDDGDACTTVDVCAGGTCVGSTPPNCDDGDVCTDDGCNPASGCTHTNNTAPCSDGSACTVGDTCSGGSCVPGAPPNCDDGNVCTTDGCNPASGCTHTNNTSSCSDGSLCTVGDTCAGGVCVPGGSLNCDDGNPCTDDGCNPVSGCTHSNNTAPCTDGNACTASDACNGGVCVPGPPLNCNDSNGCTDDTCNPGSGCVNTNNTSPCNDGNACTTNDTCAGGSCVGGSPPDCNDLNVCTTDTCVPATGCQHTNNTASCSDGNACTVGDICGGGTCTAGASANCDDTNPCTADSCNPVSGCAHSPIAGCCNVDSQCADSDQCSTNERCVGHACLSDPVSCNDGNPCTDDSCNPVSGCVHVFNNAPCNDGNSCTTGDACNGGTCQGGPPPNCNDGNPCTTDSCTPTGGCTHTNNTLPCNDGLFCTVNDTCGGGSCTGSPRDCSAVGGECRIGQCNESLGQCVGPPEPDGTPCDDGNACTSGETCASGICTTGTPVVCDACEICEPSAGCQKGPRPTCRGPVLPLKGKIQISDRVPNAGDLVAWKLMKGDATTISEFRDPTMTNSYTLCIFDEDGGRLALSLVAPAGGTCGTGPCWKPISTIGYKYTDQARTPQGIAKVLLKSSLVRGGTTIHLKAKGDNIPPFALPLTAPVVVQLQSTNGPCWKTQHVGIGIQRNDPGQFKAKDD
- a CDS encoding LamG domain-containing protein gives rise to the protein MTSHVISSLRKLSATTALLIAIAAYPGVAGAQMALRLGPTNTTTYVTFGATSALGLATFTVETWFNRQGTGVATSTGSGGLASFVPLVTKGAAQGDASNVDADYVLGINTAGNVIAADFEEGGAGTSPGLNHPLSGVTPVVNNTWYHAAVTYDGTTLRLYLNGEVEAELVVGQPTRSDSIQHAALGTTLTSTGTPSGFFDGTLDEARIWNVARTQAQIRATINTQNPSDGTLVARWGLDETSGTTVNDSAGTPQNGTITGTSFSRVANAPFDILTCAGNASSMIRLDGVNDYVALGNPAELGLTSFTIETWFKREGVGVGNTTGAGGIGGTGGPPGSLVPLITKGAPEADGSNLDANYIFGINTTGNVLAADFEEGPGGPGPLGANHPIVGVTAITDNNWHHAAATYSTATRDWRLYLDGALEVSAIQGAGVVPRSDSLQPAALGTMLTSTSTRLGAFAGVLDEVRIWNVARTQAQIQADMSNQLTSGTGLVARWGLGEGTGTTAADSVAPASNGTLTNGPVWTASSSLFDATAACSDGAFCNGADTCSGIGANGLRCTTHAGDPCTAGAECNNVCNETLDNCAVTAGTPCTNDGNACTDDQCNGAGACTHPNNTAPCNDGSACTTVDVCAGGTCVGSIPPNCDDGNVCTTDGCNPASGCTHANNTVSCSDGSACTVGDTCSGGTCVAGPPPNCDDGNVCTTDGCNPASGCTHTNNTAPCSDGSVCTVGDTCAGGVCVPGGSLNCNDGNPCTDDSCNPVTGCVATNNTASCSDGNACTTGDVCSGGSCVGGPPLVCNDGNPCTDDSCNPATGCVATNNAASCSDGNVCTTGDVCSGGSCVGGPPLVCNDGNPCTDDQCNPTTGCFALNNAAPCDDGNACTTADTCAGGSCMPGAPLSCNDGNVCTDDGCNPASGCTHANNSAPCSDGSACTTGDLCAGGACVGGPPANCDDGNVCTDDACNPASGCTHANNSAPCNDGSQCTTADTCAGGACVGGPPPDCNDGNVCTDDACNPASGCTHTNNTASCDDANGCTSNDACAGGTCQGGPPTVCDDGNACTADSCSSPSGCQHTAIAGCCNTNAQCADTDLCTTNERCVAHACVSDPVSCNDGNPCTDDGCNPPSGCLHVPNNLPCSDGDACTTADACSGGACIGGPPPNCNDGNPCTDDACNPAGGCTHTNNTAPCSDGSFCTTGDTCSAGSCVGGPPSNCNDGNPCTDDACNPSSGCTHTNNALPCSDGAFCTVGDVCAGGACTGTPRDCNSAGDQCHTGTCDEGLDQCVGPAKPNGSPCNDGDVCTTGETCTSGSCGGGTPTVCAACETCDATGGCQVGPRTDCRASIQASSSKLAIYDKTPDTALVSWKWSKGDATSVEDLGDPLVTTDYTLCIFDQNGLAVRATAPAGDDCGAKPCWKALGLIGFKYSDKDRTPEGVLKLLLKSGDSGRAKARIKAKGSNIPIMALPLAPPVTAQLQAAGNACLESTHSASSILRNEDTVFKAKSD